A stretch of Candidatus Omnitrophota bacterium DNA encodes these proteins:
- the secD gene encoding protein translocase subunit SecD: protein MSKELRVRLLTILGVVAAALFFTFPLEQRINLGLDLKGGMHLILKVETEKLDDNAKSDAVVRAIEILRNRIDGLGVSEPVIQRQGDDQIIVQLPGVTDRDAAMKMIGRVAQLTFHMVNDNPTKMQEAISGQVPEGYLLKNTKNDRRPVLIEAKPALKGDAISDARVDFDSSSLGQPKISFTLNNEGTKLFGDITSKHVDEQLAIVLDDEVISAPNINEPILTGSGEITGTFTFEEASLLALSLRSGALPAPMRVEEERTIGPLLGKDSITAGISASILGITLVVIFMAAYYLVAGLVADIALVLNLLLITGLMGFLKMTLPESQVTLTLPGIAGIILTLGMAVDANVLINERIREEIQIGRPLRTAIANGFNRAFSAIFDSNITTLIAAFMLFQFGSGPIKGFAVTLTIGLVSSLFTALFVSRTIFMMLLEFGWIKSLKMLQLFKDTKIDFISKRYIFYAISLALVIAGMTTFFRNQDKVYGIDFSGGQVQEYRFSKPVLGEELRNIISRGNIADVNIQQVKKTAEFDESWIIRTPGDTVSQVQELFKSQMPDNAYQVMRVENVGPIVGKHLRERALLAVIFALAGILLYVGTRFKHFDFATAGVVALLHDVVVTLGVIVMMGRQVDLLVVTALLTIAGFSINDTIVIYDRVRENLAKSRRFELKDIVNLSVNQTLSRTILTSLLTFLSVMALYLKGGEVLNTFALVMIIGFIAGSYSTIFIASPLVIACQKWFGSAPAGVPAGGRRSA from the coding sequence ATGAGCAAAGAACTTCGCGTCCGGCTGCTGACCATCCTGGGAGTGGTTGCCGCGGCCCTGTTTTTCACATTCCCCCTGGAACAAAGGATCAACCTCGGGCTTGACCTCAAGGGAGGGATGCACCTCATCCTGAAGGTGGAGACGGAGAAGCTGGACGACAACGCCAAAAGCGACGCGGTCGTCCGGGCCATCGAGATCCTCCGCAACCGCATCGACGGGCTTGGCGTGAGCGAACCCGTCATCCAGCGCCAGGGCGACGACCAGATCATCGTCCAGCTGCCCGGGGTCACCGACCGCGACGCGGCCATGAAGATGATCGGCCGCGTGGCCCAGCTGACCTTCCACATGGTCAACGACAATCCCACGAAAATGCAGGAAGCCATTTCCGGGCAGGTCCCCGAGGGATACCTTTTGAAAAACACCAAAAACGACCGCAGGCCCGTCCTCATCGAGGCCAAACCGGCCCTAAAGGGCGACGCGATCTCTGACGCCCGCGTGGATTTTGATTCCAGCAGTCTCGGCCAGCCCAAAATTTCCTTCACCCTGAATAACGAGGGGACAAAACTGTTCGGGGACATCACCAGCAAACATGTGGACGAACAGCTCGCGATCGTCCTGGACGACGAGGTCATCTCGGCCCCCAACATCAACGAACCGATCCTGACCGGCAGCGGAGAGATCACCGGGACATTCACGTTTGAAGAAGCGTCCCTGCTGGCCCTGTCGTTACGGTCAGGGGCCCTGCCCGCGCCCATGCGGGTCGAAGAGGAGAGGACCATCGGGCCGCTCCTTGGAAAAGATTCCATCACCGCCGGCATCAGCGCCAGCATCCTCGGGATCACCCTGGTCGTCATTTTCATGGCGGCCTATTACCTGGTCGCGGGGCTGGTGGCGGATATCGCGTTGGTCCTGAACCTGCTGTTGATCACCGGGCTCATGGGCTTTTTGAAAATGACCCTGCCGGAGTCCCAGGTCACTCTGACCCTGCCGGGCATCGCCGGGATCATCCTCACCCTGGGCATGGCCGTGGACGCGAACGTCCTGATCAACGAGCGCATCCGGGAAGAAATCCAGATCGGACGCCCGCTGCGCACGGCGATCGCCAACGGGTTCAACCGCGCCTTCAGCGCCATCTTTGATTCCAATATCACGACCCTGATCGCCGCGTTCATGCTTTTTCAGTTCGGGTCAGGCCCGATCAAGGGCTTCGCCGTCACCCTCACCATCGGGTTGGTCTCCAGCTTGTTCACGGCGCTGTTCGTCAGCCGCACGATTTTCATGATGCTTCTGGAATTCGGCTGGATCAAGTCTCTGAAAATGCTCCAATTGTTCAAAGACACCAAGATCGATTTCATCAGCAAACGGTATATCTTCTACGCCATCTCCCTGGCGCTGGTCATCGCGGGCATGACCACATTTTTCAGAAACCAGGACAAGGTTTACGGGATCGATTTTTCCGGCGGACAGGTCCAGGAATACCGGTTCTCAAAGCCGGTTCTGGGGGAAGAACTGCGCAACATCATCAGCCGGGGAAATATCGCGGACGTTAATATCCAGCAGGTCAAAAAGACAGCCGAGTTTGACGAGAGCTGGATCATCCGGACACCGGGCGATACGGTTTCCCAGGTGCAGGAATTGTTCAAATCCCAAATGCCCGATAACGCCTATCAAGTCATGAGGGTTGAAAACGTCGGCCCCATCGTCGGGAAACACCTGCGCGAGCGCGCCCTTCTGGCCGTGATCTTCGCCCTGGCCGGGATTCTGCTCTACGTCGGCACCCGGTTCAAGCATTTCGACTTCGCCACGGCCGGCGTGGTCGCGCTCCTGCACGACGTGGTCGTGACCCTGGGCGTCATCGTCATGATGGGCCGGCAGGTGGATCTCCTGGTTGTCACCGCGCTGTTGACGATCGCCGGGTTCTCCATCAACGACACCATCGTCATCTACGACCGTGTCCGGGAGAATCTGGCCAAAAGCCGCCGGTTCGAGCTCAAGGACATCGTCAACCTGAGCGTCAACCAGACATTGAGCCGGACGATCCTGACGTCTCTGTTGACGTTCCTGTCCGTGATGGCCCTGTATCTCAAAGGCGGAGAAGTGCTCAACACCTTCGCCCTGGTCATGATCATCGGGTTCATCGCCGGATCTTACTCGACGATCTTTATCGCCTCGCCGCTGGTCATCGCCTGCCAAAAATGGTTCGGCAGCGCGCCGGCGGGCGTTCCGGCAGGAGGGCGGCGGTCCGCATGA
- the hisH gene encoding imidazole glycerol phosphate synthase subunit HisH, with product MIAIIDYGMGNLRSVQKALEKAGARASITQNADDLAKAQKIVLPGVGAMRPAMEKLNSMGMPEAIRKAIAGKKPFLGICLGLQLLFEKGDEGGGVTGLGILPGTVGRFTKLKVPHMGWNQLILKKDNCPFLKGISNGANVYFCHSYYAQPADPKIVATATGYGVEFTSSVWKDNLFAVQFHPEKSQAIGLKILENFVRL from the coding sequence ATGATTGCCATCATCGACTACGGCATGGGAAACCTGCGCAGTGTGCAGAAGGCCCTGGAAAAGGCGGGCGCCCGCGCCAGCATCACTCAGAACGCGGACGATCTGGCCAAGGCGCAAAAAATCGTGCTGCCGGGCGTCGGGGCCATGCGGCCGGCCATGGAAAAATTAAACTCCATGGGAATGCCGGAGGCCATCCGCAAGGCGATCGCCGGGAAAAAACCGTTTTTGGGGATATGCCTGGGATTACAGCTGTTATTTGAAAAAGGAGATGAGGGCGGGGGCGTGACAGGCCTGGGCATCCTGCCGGGCACGGTCGGGCGGTTCACTAAGCTTAAAGTGCCGCACATGGGATGGAACCAACTGATCCTGAAAAAAGACAATTGTCCGTTCCTCAAAGGCATCAGCAACGGTGCCAACGTCTATTTTTGCCACTCGTATTACGCCCAGCCGGCTGATCCCAAGATCGTGGCCACAGCCACCGGGTACGGCGTTGAATTCACTTCGTCCGTCTGGAAGGACAACCTGTTCGCGGTCCAGTTCCACCCGGAGAAGAGCCAGGCCATCGGACTCAAGATCCTGGAAAATTTTGTGAGGCTCTAA
- a CDS encoding imidazoleglycerol-phosphate dehydratase, with product MTERKAVIDRKSKETEIIGELNVNGSGNTKIKSPIGFLNHMLELFAFHGFFDLALDVKGDTHIDIHHTNEDIGIALGKAFKKALGEEKAGIKRFGYAYAPMEATVGKCVIDISGRGYYRFNAEGEYPKTFQKGAHMFEAKNGMDVLKEQKQEGYSFVYLEHFLESFALNLGATLSFTIQNPSNDLHTNIETVFKSLGIALDQATQVDPRRKGGIPSTKGIID from the coding sequence ATGACCGAACGTAAAGCCGTTATCGATCGCAAAAGCAAAGAAACCGAGATCATCGGTGAACTGAATGTTAACGGAAGTGGAAATACAAAAATTAAAAGTCCAATTGGTTTTTTAAACCACATGCTTGAACTCTTCGCATTCCACGGTTTTTTTGATCTGGCTCTAGATGTGAAGGGCGATACCCATATTGACATTCACCACACCAACGAAGATATTGGGATAGCATTGGGTAAAGCGTTTAAAAAAGCTCTTGGAGAAGAAAAAGCAGGAATAAAAAGATTCGGGTATGCCTATGCCCCCATGGAGGCGACTGTTGGGAAATGCGTTATCGACATAAGTGGCCGTGGCTATTATCGCTTCAACGCTGAGGGGGAATACCCGAAAACTTTCCAAAAGGGTGCCCACATGTTTGAGGCAAAAAATGGGATGGATGTTTTGAAGGAACAAAAGCAAGAAGGATATTCTTTTGTTTATTTAGAGCACTTTCTTGAATCGTTTGCTCTCAACTTAGGAGCGACTCTTAGCTTCACAATTCAAAACCCTAGCAACGATTTGCATACAAATATTGAAACTGTCTTCAAATCTCTTGGAATTGCGTTGGACCAAGCCACACAGGTTGATCCTCGTCGCAAGGGAGGGATCCCTTCTACAAAGGGCATTATCGACTAA
- the yajC gene encoding preprotein translocase subunit YajC produces the protein MSPEQTGNPLFQMVPFLLVFLIFYVLVIRPEKDKQRQQKETIANVKKNDQVICAGGIHGTVVNVKTTTVVVRIDDNTKIEVEKDSIATVKVKA, from the coding sequence ATGTCCCCTGAACAAACAGGAAATCCGTTGTTCCAGATGGTTCCGTTTCTTCTGGTGTTCCTCATTTTCTACGTGCTTGTGATCCGTCCGGAAAAGGACAAACAGCGCCAGCAGAAAGAAACGATCGCCAACGTCAAAAAGAACGACCAGGTCATCTGCGCCGGGGGGATCCACGGCACGGTGGTCAACGTCAAGACGACAACCGTGGTCGTGCGAATCGACGACAACACTAAGATCGAAGTCGAAAAAGATTCCATCGCCACCGTCAAGGTGAAAGCCTAA
- the hisF gene encoding imidazole glycerol phosphate synthase subunit HisF translates to MLTKRIIPCLDVKDGRVVKGVNFVNLRDAGDPVDIAKAYDQNLADEIVFLDITASHEKRSIILDVVKATAEQVFMPLTVGGGINNLEDIRALLNAGADKVSINSAAVKNPKLITEAAEHFGSQCIVVAVDAKKSNGSWDVYINGGRINAGKDAIQWVKEAEQLGAGEILLTSMDFDGTKNGYDIALTKTVCRAVNIPVIASGGAGKTEDFYHVLAETGADAALAASVFHYGELKIQDVKRYLQTKAIEVRL, encoded by the coding sequence ATGCTCACCAAAAGGATAATCCCCTGCCTGGACGTCAAGGACGGACGGGTGGTGAAGGGGGTCAATTTCGTCAACCTGCGCGACGCCGGGGACCCGGTGGACATCGCCAAGGCCTATGACCAGAACCTGGCGGACGAGATCGTGTTTCTGGACATCACGGCCAGCCATGAAAAACGCTCCATCATTCTGGACGTTGTCAAAGCCACGGCCGAGCAGGTCTTTATGCCGCTCACGGTGGGCGGGGGGATCAACAACCTGGAAGACATCCGCGCCCTTTTGAACGCCGGGGCCGATAAAGTCTCGATCAATTCCGCCGCGGTCAAAAACCCGAAATTGATCACGGAGGCCGCGGAACACTTCGGCAGCCAGTGCATCGTGGTCGCGGTGGACGCCAAAAAGAGCAACGGCTCCTGGGACGTTTACATCAACGGCGGGCGGATCAACGCCGGCAAGGACGCGATCCAATGGGTCAAAGAGGCCGAACAGCTGGGCGCCGGCGAGATCCTGTTGACCAGCATGGATTTTGACGGTACCAAAAACGGCTACGACATCGCCCTGACCAAAACCGTATGCCGGGCCGTCAACATCCCGGTCATTGCCTCGGGAGGGGCAGGGAAAACCGAAGATTTCTACCACGTGCTCGCTGAAACCGGCGCCGACGCGGCCCTGGCCGCGTCCGTGTTCCATTACGGCGAGCTCAAGATCCAGGACGTCAAACGATACTTACAAACCAAAGCCATCGAGGTCAGATTATGA
- the rpsP gene encoding 30S ribosomal protein S16: protein MEVRIRLQKAGKIANKHYNYRIVAISRAAARQARHLEILGYYDPAKNPELLKVEHEKIEKWVAQGAQMSDTVRSLVKRSKKAK, encoded by the coding sequence ATGGAAGTCCGCATCAGACTGCAAAAAGCAGGGAAGATCGCCAACAAGCACTACAATTACCGCATTGTCGCCATCAGCCGCGCAGCCGCCCGGCAGGCGCGCCATCTCGAAATTCTGGGATACTATGATCCGGCCAAAAACCCGGAACTCCTGAAGGTCGAGCATGAGAAAATCGAGAAATGGGTCGCCCAGGGCGCGCAGATGAGCGACACCGTCCGCTCGCTGGTCAAGAGGAGTAAGAAAGCTAAATAA
- the hisA gene encoding 1-(5-phosphoribosyl)-5-[(5-phosphoribosylamino)methylideneamino]imidazole-4-carboxamide isomerase translates to MLLIPAIDLKNGKVVRLVQGHFDQVTEYNTHPAKVAQHWEKDGAKLLHVVDLDGAATGHLKNLDAIRSIVEAVKIPVQLGGGIRSKDIIDLLLGKKGSVSRVVLGTSAVIEKDIYLRPAENQGLKDIIAKWTDRIAVSIDCSDGYVTYRGWTKKANIKGTELAKDLEEIGVQCLIYTDIARDGMLKGPNFDGIEEILKTVRIPVIASGGIARSDDVEKLKRLSLDYPHLLGAITGKAIYEGTLDFKDALKILAPHNQ, encoded by the coding sequence ATGTTGCTTATTCCGGCCATTGATCTGAAAAACGGCAAGGTCGTGCGTCTCGTCCAGGGGCATTTCGACCAGGTCACGGAATACAATACCCATCCGGCCAAGGTGGCCCAGCACTGGGAAAAGGACGGGGCCAAGCTGCTGCATGTGGTTGACCTGGACGGCGCGGCGACCGGGCACCTGAAGAACCTGGACGCGATCCGCTCGATCGTCGAGGCCGTGAAGATCCCCGTGCAACTGGGGGGAGGCATCCGGTCCAAAGACATCATTGATCTTCTTTTGGGAAAAAAGGGCTCCGTCAGCAGGGTGGTGTTGGGGACGTCCGCCGTCATTGAAAAAGACATCTATCTGCGCCCGGCGGAAAACCAGGGACTGAAGGACATCATCGCCAAATGGACGGACAGGATAGCCGTGAGCATTGACTGCTCCGACGGTTATGTGACCTACCGGGGATGGACGAAAAAAGCCAATATCAAGGGAACAGAATTGGCCAAAGACCTGGAAGAGATCGGCGTCCAATGCCTGATCTACACCGACATTGCCCGGGACGGGATGCTGAAGGGGCCCAACTTTGACGGAATTGAAGAAATCCTGAAAACCGTCCGCATCCCGGTCATTGCCTCTGGAGGAATAGCCAGGAGTGATGACGTTGAAAAATTAAAAAGACTATCCCTTGATTATCCGCATCTGCTCGGGGCGATCACAGGGAAAGCCATTTACGAAGGCACGCTGGATTTCAAGGACGCGTTAAAAATACTGGCTCCTCACAATCAATGA
- the trpE gene encoding anthranilate synthase component I has translation MHYPDQKEFLRLCRKGNLIPVYREIPGDMDTPVSTYLKLRSGAKYSFLLESVEGEEKLARYSFMATAPKMVIRSQGRELHVTTLDQGRIKKERLPIKRTPLEYIRQVMRRYRLVDIPGLPRFCGGMVGYIGYDVVRFFERLPDKPKDDLKLPDILLVLAKDLVIFDHRNHKIKVVRCVHVDPKASADRKIAAYREAVKQIDKTVAKIAKPLKMMGDKIPVGSKIPSVGSNMTQRQYEDIVQKAKKYIRAGDIIQVVLSQRFCVDLKTGPFEVYRRLRLLNPSPYMYFLNFDDIQIAGSSPELLVRCEDGIVETRPIAGTRRRGKSDAEDQALAKELLADPKERAEHIMLVDLGRNDLGRVCSQGTVKVSEFMAVEKYSHVMHIVSNVKGRLKPSQDAFDVLEAAFPAGTLSGAPKIRAMEIIDELENVSRGPYGGCIGYFSFNGNLDSCITIRTIVIKGKKAYIQAGAGIVADSVPLNEYRETVNKARAQVMAIESAHR, from the coding sequence ATGCACTATCCAGACCAAAAAGAATTCCTGCGGCTCTGCCGCAAAGGCAACCTGATCCCCGTCTACCGGGAGATCCCGGGGGACATGGACACGCCGGTTTCCACGTATCTGAAGCTCAGAAGCGGGGCAAAATACTCGTTTCTGTTGGAATCCGTGGAAGGGGAAGAAAAGCTCGCCCGGTATTCCTTCATGGCCACGGCCCCGAAGATGGTCATCCGCAGCCAGGGCCGGGAACTCCATGTCACCACCTTGGACCAAGGCCGGATCAAAAAAGAACGGCTACCGATCAAAAGAACCCCGCTCGAATACATCCGCCAGGTCATGCGCCGCTATCGGTTGGTGGACATTCCAGGGTTGCCCAGATTTTGTGGAGGGATGGTGGGATATATCGGCTATGACGTGGTCCGATTCTTTGAGCGACTGCCGGACAAACCCAAGGACGATCTCAAGCTTCCCGACATCCTGCTGGTCCTGGCCAAGGACCTGGTCATTTTCGACCACCGGAACCACAAGATCAAGGTCGTCCGCTGTGTCCATGTGGACCCCAAGGCGTCCGCAGACCGCAAAATCGCCGCCTACCGCGAGGCCGTCAAACAAATCGATAAAACAGTTGCCAAAATCGCGAAACCCCTTAAAATGATGGGAGACAAAATCCCCGTCGGGTCAAAAATCCCGTCCGTCGGGTCAAATATGACCCAGCGGCAGTACGAAGACATCGTCCAAAAGGCAAAAAAATACATCCGGGCCGGGGACATCATCCAGGTCGTTCTTTCCCAGCGGTTCTGCGTCGATTTGAAGACCGGGCCCTTTGAGGTGTATCGAAGACTCCGGCTTTTAAACCCGTCGCCATACATGTACTTTCTGAATTTCGACGACATCCAGATCGCGGGCTCGTCTCCGGAGCTCCTGGTCCGCTGCGAGGACGGGATCGTGGAAACCCGGCCGATCGCCGGAACGCGGCGCCGGGGCAAGAGCGACGCCGAGGACCAGGCCCTGGCGAAAGAGCTCCTGGCCGACCCCAAAGAGAGGGCCGAGCACATCATGCTGGTGGATCTGGGCCGCAACGATCTGGGCCGGGTGTGCAGCCAGGGCACGGTCAAGGTCTCGGAATTCATGGCGGTCGAGAAATATTCGCATGTGATGCACATCGTCAGCAACGTCAAGGGGCGCCTCAAGCCGTCCCAAGACGCCTTTGACGTTTTGGAAGCCGCTTTTCCGGCCGGAACGCTGTCCGGCGCGCCCAAGATCCGGGCCATGGAAATCATCGATGAACTGGAAAACGTCTCCCGCGGGCCTTATGGAGGGTGCATCGGATATTTCAGTTTCAACGGCAATCTGGATTCCTGCATCACGATCCGGACCATCGTCATCAAAGGGAAGAAAGCTTACATTCAAGCCGGGGCGGGGATCGTGGCCGATTCCGTGCCCCTTAACGAATACAGGGAAACCGTCAATAAAGCCCGGGCGCAGGTCATGGCTATCGAATCCGCGCACCGGTAA
- the hisI gene encoding phosphoribosyl-AMP cyclohydrolase: MKSKLEKIQITPRNLNKLRFDNNGLIPAIVQDYKNKDVLMMAFMNIDSLKQTLKLGKTCFWSRSRKEYWVKGMTSGHFQFVKDIYYDCDCDCLLITVKQIGAACHTMLRSCFYRKIKRPGK, encoded by the coding sequence ATGAAATCCAAGTTGGAAAAGATCCAGATCACCCCGCGCAACCTGAACAAGCTCCGCTTCGACAACAACGGGCTGATCCCGGCCATTGTCCAGGACTACAAGAACAAGGACGTCCTCATGATGGCCTTCATGAACATCGACTCGCTCAAGCAGACCCTCAAGCTGGGCAAGACCTGTTTCTGGTCCCGTTCCCGCAAGGAATACTGGGTCAAGGGGATGACCTCAGGCCACTTCCAATTTGTAAAAGATATCTATTACGATTGCGACTGCGACTGCCTGCTGATCACCGTCAAGCAGATCGGCGCGGCGTGCCATACCATGTTGCGCAGCTGTTTTTATAGAAAAATTAAAAGGCCAGGAAAATAG